One region of Carcharodon carcharias isolate sCarCar2 chromosome 21, sCarCar2.pri, whole genome shotgun sequence genomic DNA includes:
- the LOC121292947 gene encoding gastrula zinc finger protein XlCGF7.1-like, whose amino-acid sequence MEKPWNCGDCGKRFRSPSELETHGRIHTGERPFICCDCGKGFARLTNLTSHQLVHSDMRPFKCCDCEKSFKSKKNLLIHQRVHTGERPFTCFDCGKGFAQLSNLLRHQRVHTGERPFTCSRCGKGFTQLSTLTSHQLVHSDKRPFKCSDCENCFKSKKILLIHQRIHTGEKPFTCSKCGNGFTQLTQLTSHQRVHSEKRPFRCSDCVKSYKSKVDLLTHQRVHTGERPFTCSMCGMGFIHPSLRLKHQRVHTGERPFTCSVCGKGFSHSSTLQTHQCIHK is encoded by the coding sequence atggagaaaccgtggaactGCGGGgattgtgggaagagattcagatCCCCCTCTGAGCTGGAAACTCATggacgcattcacactggggagagaccgtttaTCTGTTgcgattgtgggaagggattcgctcgACTAACTAACCTCACTTCACACCAACTTGTTCATTCAGACatgagaccttttaaatgttgtGACTGTGAGAAGAGCTTTAAAAGCAAAAAGAATCTGCtaatacaccagcgagttcacactggggagaggccattcacctgctttgactgcgggaagggattcgctcagttatccaacctgctgcgacaccagagagttcacactggagagaggccattcacctgctccaggtgtgggaagggattcactcagttaagTACCCTCACTTCACATCAACTTGTTCACTCTGacaagagaccttttaaatgttctgACTGTGAAAATTGCTTTAAAAGCAAAAAGATTCTATTGATACACCagagaattcacactggggagaaaccattcacctgctccaagtgtgggaatgGATTCACTCAACTAACCCAGCTCACTTCACATCAGCGTGTTCACTCTGAAAAGAGACCTTTTAGATGTTCTGACTGTGTGAAAAGCTATAAAAGCAAAGTggatctgctgacacaccagcgagttcacactggagaaagGCCATTCACGTGTTCCATGTGTGGGATGGGATTCATTCACCCATCCCTCCggctgaaacaccagcgagttcacactggagagaggccgttcacctgctccgtgtgtgggaagggattcagtcattcatccaccctgcagacacATCAGTGTATTCACAAGTGA